In Methanobacterium sp., the following proteins share a genomic window:
- a CDS encoding TRAM domain-containing protein encodes MFRTDQGPKTAPIEEGEEYDVKIEDVGKEGDGITRIEGFVVFVPDTKAGDEVRVRIVSVRKRFGFAEKV; translated from the coding sequence TTGTTCCGAACAGATCAAGGTCCAAAAACAGCTCCCATTGAAGAAGGGGAAGAATACGATGTTAAAATTGAAGATGTGGGTAAAGAAGGAGACGGTATTACCCGTATAGAAGGTTTTGTGGTATTTGTACCAGATACAAAAGCCGGAGATGAGGTTAGAGTCAGAATTGTTTCTGTTAGAAAGCGTTTTGGTTTTGCTGAAAAAGTTTAA
- the comB gene encoding 2-phosphosulfolactate phosphatase, which yields MQVTLSFEKSFSRDVSIMVDVLRASTTITVALNTFNHVITVKDREKAVELAKKYDAVLAGERNGAAIEGFDTGNSPVEIKNFSGDYLVITTSNGTRILEDMKSRVLIGSFINAKAVAEAASEIADNHIEIVMAGVRGEFAIEDFLGAGAIISNLTDYKLDEMALSSYMASRDEKMVNKAVLNSNSASGLKKLGYNKDISFCIKKDKYDIVPVYNNGIIRKLN from the coding sequence ATGCAGGTTACGTTAAGTTTTGAAAAATCATTTTCCAGAGATGTTTCCATAATGGTTGATGTTTTAAGGGCCAGTACTACTATCACTGTTGCTTTAAATACTTTTAATCATGTAATTACCGTAAAAGACAGAGAAAAAGCAGTTGAACTTGCAAAAAAATATGATGCAGTTCTTGCTGGTGAGAGAAACGGTGCTGCAATTGAAGGTTTTGATACTGGAAATTCACCTGTTGAAATAAAAAATTTCAGTGGAGATTACCTCGTGATCACTACAAGCAATGGCACGCGTATCCTGGAAGATATGAAATCAAGAGTGTTGATCGGATCATTTATAAATGCAAAAGCAGTGGCAGAAGCAGCTTCTGAAATTGCAGATAACCACATTGAGATTGTAATGGCCGGAGTCAGGGGAGAGTTTGCAATCGAAGATTTTTTAGGTGCCGGTGCAATTATATCAAATCTTACAGATTATAAGCTTGATGAAATGGCTCTTTCATCTTATATGGCTTCAAGAGATGAAAAAATGGTTAATAAAGCTGTTTTAAACTCTAATTCTGCTTCAGGGCTTAAAAAACTTGGATATAATAAAGACATAAGTTTTTGTATTAAGAAAGATAAATATGATATAGTCCCTGTTTACAATAATGGGATCATAAGAAAATTAAACTAA